The Sphingobacterium bambusae genome includes a window with the following:
- a CDS encoding PD-(D/E)XK nuclease family transposase, with protein sequence MRRYTYGESFYKQLGYTYIELVKFEKEETELQTDLDRWLYVLKNMSTLKKLSVYLRKPIFERLFDIAAYTQLNKEERNMYDVSLKRKWDAFSIRETQELDLADAIENGLKQGLEKGLEQGLEQGLEQGLQQGIEKGREEGLEKGLEEGRYEKAVAVALELKKMGLSVTDIAKATGLSIAEIEAL encoded by the coding sequence TTGCGTAGATACACATACGGAGAAAGTTTTTATAAACAATTGGGATATACCTACATAGAATTGGTTAAATTTGAGAAGGAAGAGACTGAATTACAGACGGATCTCGATAGGTGGCTCTATGTGTTGAAGAATATGTCTACGTTGAAGAAGCTATCGGTCTATCTGCGGAAGCCTATATTTGAGCGGCTATTTGATATCGCTGCCTACACACAATTAAATAAGGAGGAACGAAATATGTATGATGTAAGTTTAAAACGCAAATGGGATGCCTTCTCCATCCGTGAGACCCAAGAGCTGGATCTAGCAGATGCGATTGAGAACGGCTTGAAGCAGGGTCTGGAAAAAGGCTTGGAACAGGGGTTGGAGCAGGGGTTGGAGCAGGGGCTGCAACAGGGTATTGAGAAAGGAAGGGAAGAAGGCTTAGAAAAAGGCTTAGAAGAAGGAAGATACGAAAAAGCAGTTGCGGTAGCCCTAGAACTAAAGAAAATGGGACTTTCCGTTACCGATATCGCTAAAGCTACCGGACTTTCCATTGCAGAAATTGAAGCGTTGTGA